Proteins from a single region of Mucilaginibacter daejeonensis:
- a CDS encoding polyprenol monophosphomannose synthase: protein MPDSIVIIPTYNEKENIERMIRKVFSLPYDLHVLIIDDGSPDGTGSIVKSLQNEFTGRLYIEERKGKQGLGTAYIHGFKWAIKHQYDYIFEMDADFSHNPDDLLRLREACAEGADMAIGSRYVKGVNVVNWPMNRVLMSYYASVYVRMITGIDIHDATAGFVCYKRKVLETIRLDKIKFVGYAFQIEMKYTTIRHGFKVVEIPIIFTDRTEGVSKMSTRIFREAFFGVIQMRINSIFRKYPEGE from the coding sequence GTGCCCGATAGCATAGTCATCATCCCTACTTATAACGAAAAAGAGAACATCGAGCGAATGATCCGCAAGGTATTCTCATTGCCGTACGATCTGCATGTACTGATCATTGATGATGGATCACCTGATGGCACGGGCAGTATCGTTAAAAGCCTGCAGAACGAGTTCACGGGACGTTTATACATCGAGGAGCGTAAGGGGAAGCAGGGATTAGGCACGGCGTACATACATGGCTTTAAGTGGGCCATCAAGCACCAGTACGACTACATTTTTGAGATGGATGCCGACTTTTCACACAACCCTGATGATCTGTTACGCTTGCGCGAGGCCTGTGCTGAAGGTGCCGATATGGCCATCGGGTCGCGCTACGTGAAAGGTGTCAATGTAGTGAACTGGCCCATGAACCGCGTACTCATGAGCTACTATGCATCGGTATATGTACGCATGATCACCGGTATCGATATCCATGATGCTACTGCTGGCTTTGTGTGCTATAAGCGCAAGGTATTGGAGACCATCCGTTTGGATAAGATCAAATTTGTGGGCTACGCCTTCCAGATCGAGATGAAGTACACCACTATCCGTCATGGATTTAAGGTGGTGGAGATACCGATCATCTTTACCGATCGTACCGAGGGCGTCTCTAAAATGTCGACCCGTATCTTCCGCGAAGCTTTTTTTGGGGTGATACAAATGCGCATCAACAGCATCTTCCGCAAGTACCCGGAAGGGGAGTAG
- a CDS encoding POT family MFS transporter has translation MVQDPLTIDTENVNPKYPKSIPYIIGNEAAERFSFYGMRSILATFLVAQFFNPTANPALQTVAEAQANESTHFFVSLAYALPFVGALAADWFFGKYKVILYVSIIYCLGHLCLALFDTDLTGFRYGLILIAIGAGGIKSCVSANVGDQFDKTNQSLLSKVYGWFYFAINSGSVLSTIAIPYIYKHYGAQWAFGIPGVLMALATIIFFTGRKKYVRLPPQGVNKNNFVFISLYALFNMGKKQKGQSLLDVAKEKFDPEKVEGMKAVWRVMAVFAFVPVFWAMWDQSLSEWVLQATKLDLTMFGYKLLPEQIQTANPIFLLSFIPIFNYGLYPFLDKIGIKTTPLRRFGAGLFLTGLSFVIIALLQEKIDAGQHPTVWWQILAYMVLSAGETLVSITGLEYAYTQSPKSMKSTMSAIWLLTVAIGNMFVAFVNSSISNHGFFSRFEGASYFWFFVVLINVFLVVYLFVSPRLKERNYVTEDENKLVAETTNL, from the coding sequence ATGGTTCAAGATCCGTTAACAATTGATACCGAGAACGTAAACCCTAAATATCCCAAAAGCATACCTTACATCATAGGCAACGAGGCCGCCGAACGTTTCAGTTTCTATGGTATGCGTTCCATACTTGCCACTTTCCTGGTGGCTCAGTTCTTCAACCCAACAGCAAATCCAGCTTTACAAACAGTAGCCGAGGCTCAGGCCAACGAGAGCACGCACTTCTTTGTGTCATTGGCTTACGCCTTACCATTCGTTGGTGCGCTGGCTGCCGACTGGTTCTTTGGTAAATACAAAGTGATCCTTTATGTGTCTATCATTTACTGCTTAGGGCACTTGTGCCTGGCACTTTTTGATACTGACCTTACCGGGTTCAGATATGGCCTTATCCTGATCGCGATCGGTGCGGGCGGTATCAAGTCATGCGTATCGGCCAACGTTGGTGATCAGTTCGATAAGACCAATCAAAGCCTTTTGTCAAAGGTTTATGGATGGTTCTACTTTGCCATCAACTCTGGTTCTGTGCTATCAACCATCGCCATCCCTTACATTTATAAACACTATGGCGCGCAGTGGGCGTTCGGTATCCCAGGTGTGCTAATGGCGTTAGCTACCATCATCTTTTTCACAGGTCGTAAAAAATATGTAAGGCTGCCTCCACAAGGGGTCAACAAGAATAACTTTGTCTTTATATCGCTGTATGCCTTATTCAACATGGGCAAAAAACAAAAAGGGCAGTCGTTGCTTGACGTAGCCAAAGAAAAGTTCGATCCTGAAAAGGTAGAAGGCATGAAAGCGGTTTGGCGAGTAATGGCCGTTTTCGCTTTCGTACCGGTGTTTTGGGCCATGTGGGACCAAAGCTTATCCGAATGGGTATTGCAGGCCACTAAGCTTGACCTGACCATGTTCGGTTACAAGCTACTGCCTGAGCAGATCCAAACGGCTAACCCTATCTTCTTACTGTCGTTCATTCCGATATTCAACTATGGCTTGTATCCATTCTTGGATAAGATCGGTATCAAAACAACACCGCTTCGTCGTTTTGGCGCAGGTTTATTCCTTACTGGTTTATCGTTCGTGATCATCGCGTTGTTGCAGGAAAAGATCGATGCTGGTCAACACCCGACCGTGTGGTGGCAGATACTGGCTTACATGGTACTATCTGCCGGAGAAACGCTGGTATCGATCACCGGTCTGGAGTACGCTTATACCCAGTCGCCAAAGTCGATGAAGAGCACCATGTCTGCGATCTGGCTGCTTACCGTTGCTATAGGTAACATGTTCGTGGCGTTCGTGAATAGCAGTATCTCTAACCACGGATTTTTCTCTCGTTTCGAGGGAGCCAGCTACTTCTGGTTCTTCGTGGTGCTGATCAATGTTTTCCTGGTGGTTTACTTATTCGTATCACCAAGATTGAAAGAGCGCAATTACGTTACTGAGGACGAGAACAAGTTAGTGGCCGAGACCACCAACCTGTAA
- a CDS encoding HD family phosphohydrolase: MAIISISRTKALLRKYAVSVKFIIILLSVFLIILALPKQVKFRYEFEKGRVWNQKELLAPYNFAILKTNAELERDQSAALQSVSPIYQLRADVQLQQLEGFANDLNIKWAGSGLPEKQRARYLEIGRALLNHVYAIGILTPGIKDLPATEDYNITVVNKNVSANKNTSGLYTKEKAIVYFEQELNLTNVDKAFMLDLLQNRLQNNLIYDDKLTARIKRDALSGVSTTQGMVQKDEVIVAKGTVINDEIYQKLLSYKKYFEDSARVNGNRKMVFLGQFLLVSLTVTLLIVFLYLFRKDIYQDNRLVGLIMLVITAMLGTLSWAISQQLPNLYYIPYCIVPIIIRILFDTRLALNIHLLVIMIAGFYVPNSFEFAFYEITAGMVSIYSIKNLLRRGQFLTSAAIITITYLISFLGISFIREGDLNSIEWAEFFPFVVSVMLTLLAYPLIYAFEKLFRITSDLTLIELTNTNAAILRELAFKAPGTFQHSLQVANLAENAIYSIGGNALLVRAGALYHDIGKMENPLYFIENQTAGFNPHDKLSYEESAQIIIRHVRKGVEMAEKANLPETLINFIRTHHGNTRVDYFYQSFLKNFPEKFIDENIFRYPGPIPFSKETGVLMLADSVEAASRSLKEPDAGSISDLVDRIVNYKLNQNQLKDSDITLKEIETIKTIFKRMLMSIYHVRIDY; this comes from the coding sequence ATGGCGATCATTAGTATATCACGTACCAAAGCTTTATTACGTAAATACGCGGTAAGCGTAAAGTTCATTATCATACTTTTGAGCGTATTTCTTATCATCCTGGCATTGCCCAAGCAGGTAAAGTTCAGGTATGAGTTCGAGAAAGGCCGGGTATGGAACCAAAAGGAACTTTTAGCGCCTTACAACTTCGCCATTTTAAAGACCAACGCTGAGCTCGAACGTGATCAGTCGGCAGCTTTACAAAGCGTATCCCCTATTTACCAACTGCGCGCCGATGTACAATTACAGCAGTTAGAAGGCTTTGCTAACGACCTCAATATCAAATGGGCAGGTTCAGGCTTGCCGGAGAAGCAACGGGCCCGGTACCTGGAGATCGGTCGTGCGTTACTGAACCATGTTTATGCCATAGGCATCCTTACACCGGGCATTAAAGACCTGCCCGCCACCGAGGACTACAATATTACGGTGGTGAACAAGAACGTATCGGCCAACAAGAACACCTCGGGCCTGTACACCAAAGAGAAAGCGATAGTTTACTTTGAGCAGGAGCTAAACCTGACCAATGTAGATAAGGCGTTTATGCTTGACCTGCTCCAGAACCGGCTGCAGAACAACCTGATATACGACGACAAGCTTACTGCCCGCATCAAGCGCGACGCCCTGAGTGGAGTATCGACCACGCAGGGCATGGTACAAAAGGACGAGGTGATCGTGGCAAAAGGCACCGTGATCAATGATGAGATATACCAGAAGCTCCTCTCGTACAAAAAATACTTTGAGGACAGCGCCCGGGTGAACGGCAACCGCAAAATGGTGTTCCTGGGTCAGTTCCTGCTCGTATCACTGACCGTGACGCTGCTAATCGTTTTCCTGTACCTCTTCCGTAAAGATATTTACCAGGACAATCGTTTGGTGGGGCTGATCATGCTGGTGATCACGGCCATGCTCGGTACTCTTTCATGGGCGATCAGCCAGCAGCTGCCTAACCTGTATTACATCCCCTACTGCATCGTACCGATCATCATCCGCATCCTGTTCGATACCAGGCTGGCGCTTAACATTCACCTGCTGGTGATCATGATCGCCGGTTTCTATGTGCCTAATAGCTTTGAGTTCGCTTTTTACGAGATCACTGCTGGTATGGTATCGATCTACAGTATCAAGAACTTGCTGCGTCGCGGCCAGTTCCTCACCTCGGCGGCTATCATCACCATCACCTATCTGATCTCGTTCCTGGGTATCAGCTTTATCCGCGAGGGCGACCTGAACAGCATCGAATGGGCAGAGTTCTTTCCATTCGTGGTGAGCGTGATGCTTACCCTGCTGGCCTATCCACTGATCTACGCATTCGAGAAACTGTTCCGTATCACCTCCGATCTTACTCTCATTGAGCTGACCAATACCAACGCGGCCATACTGCGGGAATTAGCCTTTAAGGCTCCCGGAACGTTTCAGCACTCGTTACAGGTGGCTAACCTGGCCGAGAACGCGATATACAGCATTGGTGGTAATGCCCTACTCGTACGTGCGGGCGCCCTGTACCACGACATTGGCAAGATGGAGAACCCTTTATACTTCATCGAGAACCAAACGGCCGGCTTTAACCCTCACGACAAGCTCTCTTACGAAGAGAGCGCACAAATCATCATCAGGCACGTGCGTAAAGGCGTAGAAATGGCAGAGAAAGCGAACCTGCCAGAGACGCTCATCAATTTTATACGCACCCACCATGGCAATACCCGGGTGGACTACTTTTATCAATCTTTTCTCAAGAATTTTCCAGAAAAGTTCATCGATGAGAACATTTTCAGGTATCCTGGACCTATTCCTTTTTCAAAAGAAACGGGTGTATTGATGCTGGCAGACTCTGTTGAAGCGGCATCACGTTCACTCAAAGAGCCCGACGCCGGATCGATCAGCGACCTGGTCGATCGCATCGTAAATTACAAGTTGAACCAGAATCAACTGAAAGACAGCGACATCACTTTAAAAGAGATCGAGACCATCAAAACTATATTTAAACGCATGCTGATGAGCATTTATCACGTACGAATAGATTATTAG
- a CDS encoding site-specific integrase, whose protein sequence is MIRTVCINFALKKSKTLKDGTAPVYLRLTVAGERVEFTTRRYIRPERWNADQQKMTGTNEEARVFNHYLKTLEQQVYDEHRKMMDANANICVEDLKNRLLGKEQKERQKMLIPIFKEHNKRLQLLIGKEYSQGTLTIFETTFRHVTEFILWQYRKADIDIKAVDHEFITSFDFYLRSECNCANNTTVKYVKNFKKIIRLCIANGWLDKDPFVNYKPKVKEVVRDFLTKDEIQAMADAKLVTNRVRQVRDIFLFSCFTGLAYADVKKLKRSEIIKGIDGQQWIFTSRKKTDTTSRIPLLPTALRILEKYEDNPECLHNDKALPVLSNQKMNSYLKEIADTIGINKELTFHIARHTFATVVTLSNGVSIESVSKMLGHRNIRTTQHYAKILDAKVSEDMTALKQKLIINENKLSNIEMA, encoded by the coding sequence ATGATCAGAACAGTTTGTATCAACTTCGCGTTGAAAAAGAGCAAAACACTTAAAGACGGTACGGCCCCGGTTTATTTGAGATTGACCGTAGCAGGAGAACGTGTTGAATTTACCACACGCCGGTACATCAGGCCGGAGCGCTGGAATGCCGACCAGCAAAAGATGACCGGCACAAATGAAGAAGCTCGTGTGTTTAACCATTACCTCAAAACCCTTGAACAGCAGGTTTATGATGAGCACAGAAAAATGATGGATGCAAATGCCAACATTTGTGTGGAAGATCTCAAAAACAGATTGCTTGGCAAGGAGCAAAAGGAAAGGCAAAAGATGCTGATCCCCATCTTCAAGGAACACAATAAGCGTCTGCAACTCCTCATCGGAAAAGAATATTCCCAGGGAACGTTGACCATCTTTGAAACCACCTTCAGGCATGTAACTGAATTTATTCTGTGGCAATACCGGAAAGCTGATATAGACATCAAAGCTGTTGATCACGAGTTTATCACATCCTTTGATTTCTATCTGCGGTCAGAATGTAATTGTGCGAATAATACTACGGTCAAATATGTCAAGAACTTTAAGAAGATCATCAGGCTGTGTATAGCGAATGGCTGGCTGGACAAAGATCCGTTCGTTAACTACAAGCCAAAAGTAAAAGAGGTAGTTAGAGATTTTTTGACCAAAGATGAAATTCAAGCAATGGCAGATGCTAAGCTGGTTACCAATCGGGTTAGACAAGTGAGGGATATCTTCCTATTCAGTTGTTTTACCGGGTTAGCGTACGCAGATGTGAAGAAGCTTAAAAGGTCTGAGATCATCAAAGGTATTGATGGGCAACAATGGATTTTTACTTCACGTAAGAAAACAGACACCACATCCCGGATCCCCTTATTACCAACCGCATTGAGGATATTAGAAAAGTATGAGGATAATCCAGAATGCTTGCACAACGATAAAGCATTACCTGTCCTGTCTAATCAGAAAATGAACAGCTATTTAAAAGAAATTGCTGATACGATCGGTATCAACAAGGAATTGACCTTTCATATTGCCAGGCACACTTTCGCTACGGTGGTGACCCTTTCAAACGGCGTATCTATAGAAAGTGTTTCCAAAATGCTTGGTCACCGTAATATTCGCACTACCCAACATTACGCAAAAATTTTAGACGCGAAGGTAAGCGAGGACATGACTGCTTTAAAACAGAAGCTGATAATAAATGAAAATAAATTGTCAAACATTGAAATGGCATAA
- a CDS encoding AAA family ATPase, giving the protein MLISFAVTNFRSIRERMEINTLKTGSKGLVSNYFKASGKRQMLKSAVLYGPNASGKSGFLTAFNALRYLVNESAGFKVDESIAPYEPHRLEKSYISMPTTLEISFINRWQYDYIIVFNDEQILQEELHYYPGTAKSLLYSRFAGKEIKFGDYFKGPKKTLEKITSSNQLLLSKAAENNAEEVLLTAFRFFTSKLRAYPVMEVFHEHNLTSFYAKRLAEDKEKAFTKRFNAMICALDTGISSVSVEEVDWNNYKFPGNMPDEIKKQFQEDYKYDIKTQHFVFDKTEKIGFESFDIRQESAGTQSLFAIGGIILDALNHGRVLIIDEFEKNLHPNITGFLIQLFHNPVINKNNAQLIFATHDITQLSNDRFRRDQVWFTQKNEFGATSLYRCSDIEGIRLGTPLDKWYASGRFGATPIIHDADFLIEMQSDEV; this is encoded by the coding sequence ATGTTAATATCATTCGCAGTAACCAATTTTCGATCCATTCGTGAGCGCATGGAAATAAACACGCTCAAAACAGGGTCGAAAGGACTGGTATCGAATTATTTCAAAGCTTCAGGGAAAAGGCAGATGTTAAAGTCTGCTGTATTATATGGGCCGAACGCGTCAGGTAAGTCTGGTTTCTTAACTGCGTTTAATGCTTTACGATATTTGGTCAACGAATCAGCCGGCTTTAAAGTTGATGAAAGCATTGCTCCATACGAGCCTCACCGCCTTGAAAAAAGCTATATTTCGATGCCAACGACATTGGAAATCAGTTTCATCAATAGATGGCAATATGATTATATCATAGTATTTAATGATGAGCAAATTTTACAGGAAGAATTACACTACTATCCTGGTACTGCAAAAAGTCTACTGTATTCGCGATTCGCTGGCAAGGAAATAAAATTTGGGGACTATTTCAAAGGGCCTAAAAAGACGCTTGAAAAAATCACTTCTTCAAATCAACTTCTGTTATCTAAAGCTGCTGAGAATAATGCCGAAGAGGTACTGTTAACAGCGTTTAGGTTTTTTACATCCAAACTCAGGGCATATCCTGTAATGGAAGTGTTCCATGAGCACAATTTAACCTCATTTTATGCGAAGCGGTTAGCTGAAGATAAGGAAAAGGCCTTTACAAAACGTTTCAATGCCATGATTTGCGCACTTGATACGGGTATCAGTTCCGTATCCGTCGAAGAGGTTGATTGGAATAACTATAAGTTTCCCGGAAATATGCCAGACGAAATAAAAAAACAGTTTCAGGAAGACTATAAATACGACATTAAAACGCAGCATTTTGTATTTGACAAAACTGAAAAAATCGGATTTGAATCATTTGATATCAGACAGGAATCTGCTGGCACCCAAAGCCTTTTTGCGATTGGCGGGATCATTTTGGACGCACTGAATCATGGAAGGGTATTAATTATCGATGAGTTCGAGAAGAACTTGCATCCCAACATAACCGGCTTTCTAATTCAGTTATTCCATAACCCTGTAATCAATAAAAACAATGCGCAGTTGATATTCGCCACACATGATATTACTCAACTATCAAATGACAGGTTTAGAAGAGATCAGGTTTGGTTTACACAGAAGAACGAATTTGGTGCAACCTCGCTTTACAGGTGCTCAGATATTGAGGGAATACGTTTAGGGACGCCGTTGGACAAATGGTACGCTTCAGGCAGATTTGGCGCAACACCAATCATCCACGATGCAGATTTTTTAATTGAAATGCAGTCTGATGAGGTTTAA